The following are encoded together in the Salvia hispanica cultivar TCC Black 2014 chromosome 6, UniMelb_Shisp_WGS_1.0, whole genome shotgun sequence genome:
- the LOC125196456 gene encoding phospholipase D alpha 1-like — protein sequence MSQTLLHGTLHVTIFEVDRLQDSGGGGNFLGKLVDNIGESVGLGKGTPKIYATVDLEKARVGRTRLIDKVSNNLNWSETFHIYCAHSASNVIFTVKDANAIGATLIGRAYVPVQDILEGDEVDRWEAILDENRSPIGSASKIHVKLQFFDVSRDRNWGRGIKSAKYPGVPYTFFGQRTGCRVSLYQDAHVPDGFIPKIALSGGKNYEPHRCWEDAFDAITNAKHLIYITGWSVYTEISLIRDSRREKAGGDTTLGALLKKKAGEGVRVLMLVWDDRTSVGVLKKDGLMATHDEETMIFFQGTEVHCVLCPRNPDDGGSIVQSLQVSTMFTHHQKIIVVDSDMPKGGGDRRRIVSFVGGLDLCDGRYDTPFHSLFRTLDSAHHDDFHQPNFPGAAIEKGGPREPWHDIHSRVEGPIAWDVMFNFEQRWRKQGGKDVLLKLREDYENMIIPPSSVMHPDDHESWNVQLFRSIDGGAAFGFPESPEEAANAGLVSGKENIVDRSIQDAYIHAIRRAKNFIYIENQYFLGSSFGWGSDGITVGDIGALHLIPKELSLKVCSKIEAGEKFKIYVIVPMWPEGIPESGSVQAILDWQRRTMEMMYKDIIKALRDKGMEDDPRNYLTFFCLGNRETSKDGEYMPSQQPEPDSDYLRAQMARRFMIYVHSKMMIVDDEYIIVGSANINQRSMDGTRDSEIAIGAYQPHHLSTKKPARGQVHGFRMALWYEHLGTIDDVFLLPQGEECVRKVNDLADKYWDLYANEELQRDLPGHLLRYPIAISSEGVVTELPGNDCFPDTKAKLLGVKSDYLPPILTT from the exons ATGTCTCAGACATTGCTTCATGGGACTCTACATGTAACAATCTTTGAAGTTGATAGGCTGCAAGACAGTGGTGGTGGAGGGAATTTCTTAGGCAAG CTGGTGGATAACATCGGCGAATCAGTGGGCCTAGGCAAAGGCACCCCCAAAATCTACGCAACTGTGGATCTGGAGAAGGCGAGAGTGGGGCGTACCCGTCTGATCGACAAGGTGAGCAACAACCTCAACTGGTCGGAAACTTTCCACATATACTGCGCCCACTCGGCCTCAAACGTCATCTTCACCGTCAAAGATGCCAATGCCATCGGGGCCACCCTCATCGGCCGTGCCTACGTCCCCGTCCAAGACATCCTGGAGGGGGACGAGGTAGACAGATGGGAGGCGATCTTGGATGAGAACCGCAGCCCCATTGGCTCGGCCTCGAAGATCCACGTCAAGCTCCAATTCTTCGATGTGAGCCGCGACCGCAACTGGGGGCGCGGCATCAAGAGTGCTAAATACCCCGGCGTGCCCTACACCTTCTTCGGGCAGCGTACAGGGTGCCGCGTCTCCCTCTACCAAGACGCCCACGTCCCCGACGGCTTCATCCCGAAAATCGCCCTGTCCGGGGGAAAAAACTACGAGCCTCACCGTTGCTGGGAGGATGCCTTCGACGCTATAACTAATGCTAAGCATTTGATCTACATCACTGGATGGTCTGTTTACACCGAGATTTCTCTTATCCGGGACTCGAGGAGGGAGAAGGCCGGGGGCGACACCACCCTCGGCGCCCTGCTGAAGAAAAAGGCCGGGGAAGGAGTGAGAGTGCTGATGCTTGTTTGGGATGATCGGACCTCGGTGGGGGTTTTAAAAAAGGATGGGCTAATGGCGACTCATGACGAAGAaacaatgatattttttcaaggGACTGAGGTTCATTGTGTGTTGTGCCCTCGAAATCCAGATGATGGCGGGAGCATTGTGCAGAGTTTGCAAGTCTCCACCATGTTTACTCATCATCAGAAAATCATAGTTGTGGACAGTGACATGCCTAAGGGAGGAGGAGATCGGCGCCGGATTGTGAGCTTCGTGGGCGGGCTCGATCTCTGCGACGGGAGGTACGACACGCCCTTCCATAGCCTGTTCCGAACACTGGACTCGGCCCACCACGATGACTTCCATCAGCCAAACTTCCCGGGGGCCGCAATTGAAAAAGGGGGCCCCCGAGAGCCTTGGCATGACATCCACTCGCGAGTGGAGGGCCCCATCGCGTGGGATGTCATGTTTAATTTCGAACAGAGGTGGAGGAAACAAGGTGGGAAGGACGTGCTGCTGAAGCTGAGAGAGGATTACGAGAACATGATCATCCCGCCGTCTTCGGTCATGCACCCCGACGACCACGAGTCATGGAATGTGCAGCTCTTTAGGTCGATAGACGGTGGGGCAGCCTTCGGGTTCCCGGAGAGCCCTGAGGAGGCGGCCAACGCTGGTCTGGTAAGTGGCAAGGAGAACATCGTGGATCGGAGCATCCAGGACGCCTACATTCACGCTATACGGAGGGCCAAGAACTTCATCTACATCGAGAATCAGTACTTCCTCGGATCGAGCTTTGGGTGGGGGAGCGATGGCATTACGGTGGGGGATATCGGAGCTCTGCATCTCATACCGAAGGAGTTGTCGTTGAAGGTTTGTAGCAAGATTGAAGCTGGGGAGAAGTTCAAGATCTATGTTATTGTTCCCATGTGGCCGGAGGGGATCCCGGAGAGTGGATCGGTGCAGGCTATCTTGGATTGGCAGAGACGGACAATGGAGATGATGTATAAGGACATTATTAAGGCTTTGAGAGATAAGGGCATGGAAGATGATCCTAGGAATTACTTGACCTTCTTCTGCCTCGGAAATCGGGAGACCTCCAAGGACGGGGAGTACATGCCGTCGCAGCAGCCAGAGCCCGACTCTGATTACCTCCGAGCCCAGATGGCTCGAAGGTTTATGATATACGTGCACTCAAAGATGATGATCG TTGATGATGAGTACATTATAGTTGGGTCGGCTAACATCAACCAGCGGTCGATGGATGGGACTCGGGACTCGGAGATAGCCATTGGTGCCTACCAACCGCACCATCTGTCAACGAAGAAGCCGGCTAGGGGTCAAGTCCATGGCTTCCGAATGGCGTTATGGTACGAGCATCTAGGGACGATTGACGATGTTTTCCTCCTACCTCAGGGCGAGGAGTGTGTGAGGAAGGTGAATGATTTGGCCGATAAGTATTGGGATCTCTATGCTAATGAGGAGCTACAGAGAGACCTTCCGGGGCATTTGCTTCGCTACCCCATCGCCATCAGCAGCGAAGGTGTCGTTACCGAGCTTCCCGGCAACGACTGCTTCCCCGACACCAAGGCTAAGTTGCTTGGTGTGAAGTCAGACTATCTCCCTCCCATCCTCACTACCTAA